One window of Cohnella hashimotonis genomic DNA carries:
- a CDS encoding ABC transporter permease produces MALLVMILRKMAQNLWLVISLFLGILISVALVGSMPIYKEATLSRMLVKDLQTAQQKSGVYQGAVWSRVSFDAQTTAQRGQIIAELDTFVKKEGAPAFGLPVVDIVRESNTERFNVYRQGLPEKERKNASRSGRFTSLEGLGQHIRLKDGVLPSPEVKDGVYEALVTEAALNNFRSVLGVVLEVGDAKLNRKILIKPVGIIEPLREDDPYYRDPSFESLSQSFIVDERLFDREFVKAGVVPVFTAGWYVALDYAKLEVSGIGRFQAAAKQIQSTANSRVALFRNEFSFPAEKTIERYKARAKQVQKLVWSLNMPVLIMLGFYMFMVSNLIAGRQKNEIAVLRSRGASRWQILLSFAVESLLLSGLALAAGPPIGLLLTKLLGASGGFLSFVQRASLPVRLTAEAYRYGACAAAVSFLMLMISVGLATRANIVGHKQQLARQGKTPLWHKLCLDLVALALAIYGLYTFRSRLQDLQRLGLGADDLRIDPLQFIVPALFILGGGLLLLRLYPYLLRLIYIAGRKWWSPSVYYTLIQVGRSNSQYQFLMVFLILTIATGLFGASAARTINENTADRIRYSAGSDIVVTSQWPNDKPPPPAPGSPASEQAPATMGSSIVHYLEPSFDPYTKLPDVEQAAKVFRKSVGFSAASDGEAASSSGKATLIGVDTDDFGRAAWFKNSLLAHPFYEYLNLIAGDAKAVLVSTSLAAQMKVKPGDTIWIGWDNVQQAPFTVYGTVDYFPTFNPLPPAGSVTAGEEAAQANAPMLIVGHLSRIQFQLGLEPYEVWLKMKPGFESAELYQALEDSPIAVTSVRNAQTELIEAKNDPFLLALNGILTLGFILSILVSFVGFMLYWVLSLRSRALQNGVMRALGLSVRQMAGMLAVEQLLTSGVAVLIGVVVGNLAARLYVPHFQIAFNPSTLVPPFEVIFARLDYIRLYSTVFFMLAVGLGILGFMLTRIRIHQALKLGED; encoded by the coding sequence ATGGCTTTGTTGGTCATGATATTACGCAAGATGGCGCAGAACCTATGGCTGGTGATCAGCCTTTTCCTCGGCATTCTCATCTCCGTGGCGCTGGTCGGCAGCATGCCGATCTACAAGGAAGCGACGCTCTCGCGGATGTTGGTCAAGGATCTGCAGACCGCGCAGCAGAAGTCCGGCGTCTATCAGGGGGCCGTCTGGTCGCGCGTATCGTTCGACGCGCAGACGACCGCGCAGCGCGGCCAGATCATAGCCGAGCTCGACACCTTCGTAAAAAAGGAAGGCGCCCCCGCATTCGGCCTGCCGGTCGTCGATATCGTCAGGGAATCGAATACGGAGAGATTTAACGTCTACCGGCAAGGACTGCCTGAAAAAGAACGCAAGAACGCAAGCCGAAGCGGCCGATTCACGAGTCTGGAAGGGCTTGGGCAGCATATTCGCTTAAAAGACGGCGTCCTCCCTTCCCCGGAGGTTAAAGACGGCGTCTATGAAGCGCTCGTGACCGAGGCGGCGTTGAACAACTTCAGAAGCGTGCTCGGCGTCGTGCTCGAAGTCGGCGACGCCAAGCTGAACCGCAAAATTCTGATCAAGCCCGTCGGCATCATCGAACCGCTGCGCGAGGACGATCCGTACTATCGCGATCCTTCGTTCGAATCGCTCTCCCAGTCCTTTATCGTCGACGAGCGGCTGTTCGATCGTGAATTCGTGAAGGCGGGCGTCGTCCCGGTATTTACGGCCGGCTGGTACGTCGCGCTGGACTACGCCAAGCTGGAGGTGTCCGGCATCGGGCGGTTCCAAGCCGCAGCCAAGCAGATTCAGTCGACGGCCAACAGCAGGGTGGCGTTATTCCGCAACGAGTTCAGCTTCCCCGCGGAGAAGACGATCGAGCGTTACAAGGCGCGCGCGAAGCAGGTTCAGAAGCTGGTATGGTCGCTGAACATGCCCGTGTTGATCATGCTCGGCTTCTATATGTTCATGGTGTCCAATCTGATCGCCGGACGGCAGAAAAACGAGATCGCGGTGCTCCGCAGCCGGGGCGCGTCCCGCTGGCAGATCCTGCTCTCCTTCGCCGTCGAAAGCTTGCTGCTGAGCGGACTGGCGCTCGCCGCCGGACCGCCGATCGGCCTGCTGCTCACGAAGCTGCTCGGCGCCTCCGGCGGATTTCTATCCTTCGTGCAGCGCGCCAGCCTGCCCGTCCGCCTGACGGCCGAAGCATACCGGTACGGCGCGTGCGCGGCCGCCGTCTCCTTCCTCATGCTGATGATATCCGTGGGACTTGCGACGCGGGCGAACATCGTGGGCCACAAGCAGCAATTGGCCCGCCAAGGCAAGACGCCGCTCTGGCACAAGCTGTGCCTGGACTTGGTCGCGCTGGCGCTGGCCATCTACGGATTGTATACCTTCCGTTCAAGGCTGCAGGACCTTCAGCGCCTGGGATTGGGCGCGGACGATCTGCGCATCGATCCGCTCCAGTTCATCGTGCCGGCCTTGTTCATCCTTGGCGGCGGTCTCCTGCTGCTTCGGCTGTACCCTTATCTATTGAGGCTTATTTATATCGCCGGCCGCAAATGGTGGAGCCCGTCCGTCTACTACACGCTCATCCAGGTCGGCCGCTCGAACAGCCAATATCAATTTCTGATGGTGTTCCTTATCCTGACGATCGCCACCGGCTTGTTCGGCGCGAGCGCCGCCCGCACGATCAATGAAAATACGGCGGACCGCATCCGCTATTCGGCCGGTTCGGACATCGTGGTTACGTCTCAATGGCCGAACGACAAGCCCCCGCCCCCCGCGCCCGGCAGCCCGGCATCCGAGCAAGCGCCGGCGACGATGGGTTCAAGCATCGTACACTATCTCGAGCCGTCCTTCGATCCCTATACAAAGCTGCCGGACGTGGAGCAAGCGGCCAAGGTGTTTCGCAAATCGGTCGGCTTCAGCGCCGCGAGCGACGGCGAGGCTGCGAGCAGTTCGGGCAAAGCGACGCTCATCGGCGTCGACACCGACGACTTCGGCCGCGCCGCCTGGTTCAAAAACAGCCTGCTCGCGCATCCGTTTTACGAATACCTCAACCTGATTGCCGGCGACGCCAAGGCGGTGCTCGTATCGACGTCGCTCGCGGCGCAGATGAAGGTAAAGCCGGGCGATACGATATGGATCGGATGGGACAATGTACAGCAGGCGCCGTTCACCGTTTACGGCACGGTCGATTATTTCCCGACGTTCAATCCGCTGCCGCCTGCCGGCTCCGTGACCGCAGGCGAAGAAGCCGCGCAGGCGAACGCGCCGATGCTCATCGTCGGCCATCTGTCCCGCATCCAGTTCCAGCTCGGGCTCGAGCCTTACGAGGTGTGGCTGAAGATGAAGCCTGGCTTTGAGTCCGCCGAATTGTATCAGGCGCTGGAGGACAGTCCGATCGCGGTCACCTCCGTGCGCAACGCGCAGACGGAGCTGATCGAAGCGAAAAACGATCCGTTTCTGCTGGCGCTGAACGGCATCCTGACGCTTGGTTTCATTTTATCGATCCTCGTCAGCTTCGTCGGCTTCATGCTCTATTGGGTGTTGTCGCTCCGCAGCCGCGCGCTCCAGAACGGCGTCATGCGCGCGCTCGGCCTGTCCGTCCGGCAGATGGCCGGCATGCTGGCCGTGGAGCAGCTGCTGACGTCTGGCGTCGCCGTCTTGATCGGCGTCGTCGTCGGCAATCTGGCCGCGCGCCTGTACGTGCCTCATTTCCAGATCGCCTTCAATCCGA
- a CDS encoding efflux RND transporter periplasmic adaptor subunit, protein MSHRYRRMAAAGMVLVLGGALAGCSLLPREEAALAPPLVKPAAENYQTVKAVKGPIDNALQLGGTFESLISDVAQFTGTGGRISKIDVTSGQMVKKGDPLAELVLDDLDLRVKEQEIALLRAKAELKSADKQYGDKQDEDSQSALRVATLQRDIEQMKYDRLRKQLDSKLLYAKIDGQVVFVEDLQPGDYVDAYQTIVKVANLTKMQLVTTGASAEQAGKAEIGFKAEVTFNGADNKEIKFEAKVSQTPASAPQTLNKQLAEKYASTLYFTVPKMPEGAELGQSVSIRIILQHKDDVIKIPRSGLRTTMGRNYVRVLQDGKLREVDVEPGISAPTEVEIVTGLSEGDSVVLQ, encoded by the coding sequence TTGTCTCACAGGTATAGACGCATGGCCGCTGCGGGCATGGTCCTGGTGCTCGGCGGCGCGCTGGCGGGCTGCTCGCTGCTCCCCCGCGAGGAGGCGGCGCTCGCGCCGCCGCTGGTCAAGCCTGCCGCCGAAAACTACCAAACGGTCAAAGCGGTCAAGGGGCCGATCGATAACGCGCTTCAGCTGGGCGGGACGTTCGAGTCCCTGATCTCCGACGTCGCCCAATTTACCGGTACGGGCGGGCGTATCTCCAAGATCGACGTCACGTCCGGACAAATGGTCAAAAAGGGCGACCCGCTCGCCGAGCTCGTGCTGGACGACCTCGATCTGCGCGTGAAGGAGCAGGAAATCGCGCTCTTGCGGGCAAAAGCGGAACTGAAGTCGGCCGACAAGCAGTATGGGGATAAACAGGACGAGGACAGCCAGTCCGCGCTGCGCGTGGCGACGCTGCAAAGAGATATCGAGCAAATGAAATACGACCGCCTGCGCAAACAGCTCGACAGCAAGCTGCTTTATGCGAAGATCGACGGCCAGGTCGTCTTCGTGGAGGATCTGCAGCCCGGCGATTACGTAGATGCCTACCAAACGATCGTGAAGGTCGCGAATCTGACGAAAATGCAGCTCGTGACGACGGGGGCCAGCGCCGAACAAGCCGGCAAAGCCGAGATCGGCTTCAAAGCCGAAGTTACTTTTAATGGTGCGGACAACAAGGAGATCAAGTTCGAGGCGAAGGTGTCGCAGACCCCCGCGAGCGCGCCGCAAACGCTGAACAAGCAGCTGGCCGAGAAATATGCGTCGACCTTGTATTTTACCGTTCCCAAAATGCCCGAAGGCGCCGAGCTCGGCCAAAGCGTCAGCATCCGAATCATCCTCCAGCACAAAGATGACGTCATCAAAATCCCCCGCAGCGGGCTGCGTACCACAATGGGCCGCAACTACGTGCGCGTGCTGCAGGACGGCAAGCTTCGGGAGGTCGACGTCGAGCCCGGCATCTCCGCTCCGACGGAAGTCGAGATCGTCACCGGTCTGTCCGAAGGCGACAGCGTCGTATTGCAGTAG